One part of the Oceanihabitans sp. IOP_32 genome encodes these proteins:
- a CDS encoding acetyl-CoA C-acyltransferase codes for MGKEVVIVSAARTPIGSFLGALSTIPATTLGAIAIKGALDKIKLKPELVDEVLMGHVVQAGTGQAPARQAAIHAGIPNTVPCTTINKVCASGMKAVMQAAQAIALGDAHIIVAGGMENMSLIPHYLQVRTGTKFGPTSLTDGMQKDGLVDAYNQNAMGVCADACAQEYEFSREDQDAFAIQSYNRSAAAWQAGKFDNEVVPVEVPQRRGEPITVSIDEEFTNVKMEKIPQLRPAFSKDGTVTAANASTINDGAGAVVLMSQEKAEELGLKPLATIKSYADAAHDPDWFTTAPAKALPKALKKAGMTMDDVDYFELNEAFAVVGLANMKILGLDNSKVNVNGGAVSLGHPLGCSGVRILITLLNVLEQNNAKIGAAAICNGGGGASAVIIERN; via the coding sequence ATGGGAAAAGAAGTTGTTATAGTATCGGCTGCAAGAACACCAATAGGTAGTTTTTTAGGTGCTTTATCTACAATACCTGCCACCACATTAGGCGCTATTGCTATTAAGGGTGCACTAGATAAAATTAAGCTTAAACCAGAGCTAGTTGATGAAGTTTTGATGGGTCACGTAGTACAAGCTGGAACAGGACAGGCGCCTGCACGGCAAGCTGCAATTCACGCTGGAATCCCTAATACGGTGCCCTGCACAACCATAAATAAAGTATGTGCCTCTGGCATGAAAGCTGTTATGCAAGCCGCACAAGCTATAGCCCTTGGAGACGCCCATATTATCGTTGCTGGTGGAATGGAAAACATGAGCTTAATTCCGCATTATTTACAAGTAAGAACGGGTACGAAATTTGGCCCAACGTCGTTAACAGACGGCATGCAAAAAGATGGATTGGTTGATGCTTACAACCAAAATGCTATGGGTGTTTGCGCTGATGCTTGCGCTCAAGAGTATGAATTCTCTAGAGAAGACCAAGATGCTTTTGCTATCCAATCTTATAACCGATCGGCCGCAGCTTGGCAGGCCGGTAAATTTGATAATGAGGTTGTGCCTGTCGAAGTTCCGCAACGCAGAGGCGAACCTATTACCGTTAGTATAGACGAAGAATTTACTAATGTGAAAATGGAAAAAATACCACAACTACGTCCTGCCTTTTCTAAAGATGGTACGGTAACTGCTGCCAACGCTTCAACCATAAACGATGGTGCTGGCGCGGTGGTTTTAATGAGTCAAGAGAAGGCTGAAGAATTAGGATTAAAACCCTTGGCAACTATTAAAAGTTATGCTGATGCGGCGCATGATCCAGACTGGTTTACAACAGCACCTGCCAAAGCTTTACCAAAGGCTTTAAAGAAGGCCGGAATGACTATGGACGATGTGGATTACTTTGAATTAAACGAAGCTTTTGCCGTTGTTGGTTTAGCGAATATGAAAATTCTTGGTCTTGATAACAGTAAAGTAAATGTTAATGGAGGTGCAGTTTCTCTGGGGCATCCCTTAGGTTGCTCTGGTGTTCGAATACTTATTACCTTACTTAATGTGTTAGAACAAAACAATGCCAAAATAGGTGCTGCAGCTATTTGCAATGGCGGTGGTGGCGCATCTGCCGTTATTATTGAACGAAATTAA
- a CDS encoding HD family phosphohydrolase, whose amino-acid sequence MRDFINKFYKHHSLIYKGILFICSTVLIVYLFPKSGKFKYNFEKGKPWQSENLYAPFNFAIKKTVDELKLEEKTIRDNAFLYFNIDNTIEAKIRESFESRFDKTFSDSILKVERTKLFKAGETIITELYQFGVLSEDYEFSETKVAILLDNRVKQDKIFFSNLIQQDEVVLVIEKTLLNWKLSNYKNTFISLFFDIVEPNVFFDKSTTDKVLQEALDKIVPTRGSVEKGTLIISKGEVIEGDKYQKLKSLQSEYKSQVWNKSNYVWILFAYTLLVALALLMLLLFIKNYRPHIFENNTKVTFILFNVLLMVFLTTIVVNYNSEYIYVVPICILPLVFKAFFDARLGLFAHVITVLLLGFIVPNSYEYMFLQIIAGIVTILTVSELYKRANLFISVGQITLIYIVAYFAFFVIHEGTVENMEWEVFIWFILCGLATLFVQPLIYAYEKLFGLVSDVSLLELSDTNSKLLKELSNKAPGTFHHSLNVANLAESCANEIGANAMLIRVGALYHDIGKMQNPTYFTENQLTSLNPHDELSGRESAKIIINHVIDGIEIARKNKLPDRIIDFIRTHHGTTAVYYFYKKEKDLDNEVDKIDFCYPGPKPFSKETAILMMCDSVEAASKSIKDPTSTKINDFVEKIINKQIKEDQFLNADITFKEIESIKKVLKYKLANIYHLRIEYPE is encoded by the coding sequence ATGAGAGATTTTATAAATAAATTTTACAAGCATCATTCCTTAATTTACAAAGGAATATTGTTTATCTGTTCTACAGTTTTAATTGTTTATCTGTTTCCAAAAAGTGGAAAGTTTAAGTATAATTTCGAGAAAGGGAAACCATGGCAGTCCGAAAACTTATACGCTCCTTTTAATTTTGCTATTAAGAAGACGGTCGATGAGCTCAAGCTAGAAGAGAAAACCATTAGAGACAATGCATTTCTTTACTTTAATATCGATAATACGATTGAAGCAAAAATACGAGAGTCTTTTGAGAGCCGATTTGATAAAACATTTTCAGATTCGATATTAAAGGTTGAACGTACTAAATTGTTTAAAGCGGGAGAAACAATTATCACAGAATTGTATCAATTTGGAGTTTTAAGTGAGGATTACGAGTTCTCTGAAACAAAGGTGGCGATTCTTCTTGATAATCGTGTGAAACAAGATAAAATCTTTTTTTCAAACTTAATTCAGCAAGATGAAGTGGTTTTAGTGATTGAAAAAACACTTTTAAATTGGAAGCTTTCAAATTATAAAAACACCTTTATATCTCTTTTTTTTGATATCGTTGAGCCTAATGTATTCTTCGATAAATCGACGACAGATAAAGTTTTACAAGAGGCTTTAGATAAAATAGTTCCTACTCGAGGAAGTGTTGAAAAAGGAACTTTAATAATCTCTAAAGGCGAAGTTATTGAAGGTGACAAATATCAAAAATTAAAATCTTTACAGTCTGAGTATAAATCTCAAGTTTGGAATAAATCTAATTATGTTTGGATTCTTTTTGCCTATACCTTGTTAGTAGCGCTCGCTTTATTAATGTTATTGTTATTCATTAAAAACTACAGACCTCATATCTTCGAAAATAATACAAAAGTGACTTTTATTTTGTTCAATGTATTACTCATGGTTTTTTTAACCACAATTGTGGTGAATTATAATTCAGAATATATTTATGTGGTCCCTATTTGTATTTTACCGCTCGTTTTTAAAGCTTTTTTTGATGCGCGATTAGGACTTTTTGCGCACGTTATAACGGTGCTGTTATTGGGGTTTATAGTCCCTAATAGTTACGAGTATATGTTCCTCCAAATCATAGCTGGAATTGTTACTATTTTAACCGTTTCAGAATTATATAAAAGAGCAAATTTATTTATTTCTGTAGGTCAAATTACCTTGATTTATATCGTGGCCTATTTTGCCTTTTTTGTGATACATGAAGGCACTGTTGAAAACATGGAATGGGAGGTTTTTATTTGGTTTATTTTGTGTGGACTTGCAACTTTATTTGTACAGCCCTTAATTTATGCCTACGAGAAACTTTTTGGTTTGGTTTCAGATGTTTCACTTCTGGAACTATCAGACACCAATTCAAAATTGCTCAAAGAATTGTCTAATAAAGCACCAGGTACATTTCATCATTCTTTAAATGTTGCTAATTTAGCTGAATCCTGTGCCAATGAAATTGGCGCTAATGCCATGCTAATAAGGGTAGGAGCCTTGTATCACGATATTGGAAAAATGCAAAATCCAACCTATTTTACAGAAAACCAGTTAACGAGTTTAAATCCTCACGATGAGCTATCAGGTAGAGAAAGTGCTAAAATTATAATCAATCACGTTATTGATGGTATAGAAATAGCCCGAAAAAATAAATTACCAGATCGAATTATTGATTTTATTAGAACACATCACGGTACTACCGCAGTTTATTACTTTTACAAAAAAGAAAAAGATTTGGATAACGAGGTTGATAAAATAGATTTTTGTTATCCAGGACCAAAACCTTTTAGTAAAGAAACGGCTATTTTAATGATGTGTGATAGTGTAGAGGCCGCATCAAAAAGTATAAAAGATCCAACGTCTACAAAAATTAATGATTTTGTAGAAAAAATAATCAATAAACAAATAAAAGAGGATCAGTTTTTAAACGCCGATATTACTTTTAAAGAAATTGAATCGATAAAAAAAGTGCTAAAGTACAAGCTTGCAAATATTTACCATTTACGAATTGAATATCCCGAATAA
- a CDS encoding C40 family peptidase encodes MQYGICNLSMVSLRSEPTNDSPLISQVLYGEYFKVLEQRKFWSKIRLAFDGNEGWIDNKQYLNITEENYKFINNKNATFSQDLVEFVQDPNEQLYAIPLGSTLNGLEVLNHRFDGTSFFGVSTKCNLVKTAFIYLNTPYLSGGKTPFGIDSSGFTQMVYKLNGYKLLRTASQQATQGEALSFIEESEPGDLAFFDDDEGVINHVGIIMKDNYIIHAYGKVRIDRLDHSGIFNVDEEKHTHKLRVIKKVI; translated from the coding sequence ATGCAATACGGAATTTGTAATTTAAGCATGGTATCACTAAGATCTGAGCCCACAAACGACAGTCCACTTATTTCGCAAGTTTTATACGGTGAATATTTTAAAGTTTTAGAACAACGTAAATTCTGGAGCAAAATTAGACTTGCTTTTGATGGTAATGAAGGTTGGATCGATAATAAACAATACCTTAATATTACAGAAGAGAACTATAAGTTTATCAACAACAAAAATGCTACATTTTCCCAAGACCTTGTAGAGTTTGTTCAAGACCCAAACGAACAATTATATGCCATCCCTTTGGGATCCACGCTTAACGGTTTAGAGGTTTTAAATCACCGTTTTGATGGCACTTCATTTTTTGGGGTATCAACGAAATGTAATCTTGTAAAAACGGCTTTTATATATTTAAACACACCTTATCTATCTGGTGGTAAAACTCCCTTTGGGATAGACAGTTCTGGTTTTACACAAATGGTTTATAAATTAAACGGTTACAAATTATTACGAACGGCTTCACAGCAAGCTACACAAGGTGAGGCCTTAAGTTTTATTGAAGAAAGCGAACCTGGAGATTTAGCTTTTTTTGACGACGACGAAGGTGTTATTAACCACGTTGGCATTATAATGAAAGACAACTATATTATTCATGCCTATGGCAAAGTAAGAATTGATAGGCTAGATCATTCTGGTATTTTTAATGTCGATGAAGAAAAGCATACGCATAAATTAAGAGTTATTAAAAAAGTGATATAA
- a CDS encoding zinc-dependent peptidase has protein sequence MILDTIIEFSSEKDLYKNCWLTKLPKDYIAPTEDEKKWLWKFVARQNYYQNLSDLEKQNLQKITEKIENTVPMITSNGSVLGVYHRLYLSYSIGKMFIYNEVVSLNIISSIVIYPTFKLRKVLNESGLVVCQGVNMLLKPIHTIYNLIDLLNETYKTPEASLILMLSEFNETFIKKTHNNWIDDLKYIEAIINKQQTHFQDRIAQKTKELKQKIEVFITEVLPKILETDHRLKSVTDVVTVGCNQIKNQLNILNKFLPMLKDPNQVSLHLSWQSIIKDFQNDTDLIVHEMAHVIDFTNGGLNGVPSVSRKFSEIWTTAFEQEKQKQSLLNPYAFKNVLEFFAVCNETFFKDPELLQQQLPTIHDSLIRIYGYTPKKNKKANTLEYAKLAFFSKMSVLKI, from the coding sequence ATGATATTAGATACTATTATAGAATTCTCATCAGAGAAAGACCTTTATAAAAACTGCTGGTTAACCAAATTGCCAAAAGATTATATCGCACCAACTGAAGATGAAAAAAAATGGCTTTGGAAATTTGTGGCAAGACAAAATTATTACCAAAATTTAAGTGATTTAGAAAAACAAAACCTTCAAAAAATAACAGAAAAAATTGAAAACACTGTTCCTATGATTACCTCTAACGGTAGTGTTTTAGGCGTTTATCACAGGTTATATCTATCCTACTCTATAGGAAAAATGTTTATTTACAATGAGGTCGTTTCTCTTAATATTATTTCTTCAATTGTAATATATCCAACGTTTAAATTACGTAAAGTATTAAATGAAAGCGGATTAGTGGTTTGCCAAGGTGTAAATATGCTTTTAAAACCAATCCATACCATCTATAACTTAATCGACCTTTTAAATGAAACTTATAAAACCCCAGAAGCATCATTAATTTTAATGCTATCTGAATTTAACGAAACATTTATAAAAAAAACGCACAATAATTGGATAGATGATTTAAAATATATTGAAGCTATTATTAACAAACAACAAACTCATTTTCAAGATAGAATTGCACAAAAAACAAAAGAATTAAAACAAAAAATAGAAGTATTTATTACGGAAGTTTTACCAAAAATTTTAGAAACAGATCATAGATTAAAATCGGTAACAGACGTGGTAACTGTAGGATGCAACCAAATAAAAAATCAATTAAACATTTTAAATAAATTTTTACCAATGCTTAAAGACCCTAATCAAGTGTCTTTGCATTTATCGTGGCAATCTATCATAAAAGATTTTCAAAATGATACAGACTTGATTGTACACGAAATGGCACATGTTATAGATTTTACAAATGGCGGACTAAACGGTGTGCCTAGCGTATCTAGAAAATTTAGTGAAATTTGGACAACAGCCTTCGAGCAAGAAAAACAAAAACAATCACTCTTAAACCCTTATGCTTTTAAAAACGTACTAGAATTTTTTGCAGTTTGCAACGAAACCTTTTTTAAAGACCCAGAACTATTACAACAACAATTGCCAACTATTCATGATTCTTTAATTAGAATATATGGTTATACGCCCAAAAAGAATAAAAAAGCCAATACTTTAGAGTACGCTAAATTAGCTTTCTTTTCAAAAATGAGTGTTTTAAAAATTTGA
- a CDS encoding DUF6493 family protein: MTPSQFRNLHKASEDLIEKFVQLSATQQQDLKPCILELAGRNHTAFQKQQLALCGLMAFSLKDYLSIFKTLPEYYFAEKQYQKYRPKWFQDYIDGYLKNLNAIQFETIADLINSYNYVFKDKLILKKLIHLDELYEINPKDTFESTIVSLLSNYPKFVKQHIYLLFTEEAENYFEDAQSRSRYKAYYIDIDSWVKIIYKLYETIELDRVKLLTTCMFTPLKNLKVNTRHWFYKLFAKLKPTKEELKQIEEELVLRYQAKNLEIIQTAFLQPEIDAKTFKEVFLPELRYVIDEYLEAKKVIHNNKLPVFKGFTTNEVKCEILQAITSLNKHSKKAYIPLTETVKAEHSIHSKFGGLPYLTPENDYPKCSNCGKHLQLLVQLNLEDLPENTENGLIQLYFCTNPNTQCESKLTSKNLTTSIFRKLEITGNSVIDSPDKEPIFPEKRITQFIEFIDYPHREDYYKMGIELQVPDAIYDYMMANNIGTTNANDKLFGYPHWLQSSEFTNTLKSDNEHLLFQLASNDNLPFMFGDSGIGYLLKNRNHNNPLSFYWQCF; this comes from the coding sequence ATGACACCTTCCCAATTTAGAAATCTACATAAAGCTAGCGAAGACCTAATTGAAAAATTTGTTCAGTTATCAGCTACGCAACAACAAGATTTAAAACCTTGTATATTAGAATTAGCAGGAAGAAACCATACGGCATTCCAAAAACAACAATTAGCACTTTGCGGATTAATGGCGTTTTCATTAAAAGATTACCTATCCATTTTTAAAACCCTACCAGAGTATTATTTTGCTGAAAAACAATACCAAAAATACCGCCCAAAATGGTTTCAAGACTATATTGATGGCTATTTAAAAAATCTAAATGCAATTCAATTTGAAACTATTGCAGATTTAATTAACAGTTACAACTACGTTTTTAAAGATAAATTAATCCTTAAAAAACTCATTCATTTAGATGAATTGTACGAAATAAATCCAAAAGATACGTTTGAAAGCACAATTGTTTCACTATTAAGTAACTATCCAAAATTTGTGAAACAACACATCTATTTGTTATTTACAGAAGAAGCCGAAAACTATTTTGAAGACGCACAAAGCAGGTCTAGGTACAAAGCGTATTATATAGATATAGACAGTTGGGTTAAAATTATCTATAAACTATACGAAACAATAGAACTAGACAGGGTTAAACTTTTAACCACTTGTATGTTTACACCTTTAAAAAATTTAAAAGTGAATACACGACATTGGTTTTATAAATTATTTGCAAAATTAAAACCAACCAAAGAAGAACTAAAACAGATAGAAGAAGAACTGGTTTTAAGATATCAAGCAAAAAATTTAGAAATCATACAAACTGCTTTTTTGCAACCAGAAATAGATGCGAAAACATTTAAAGAAGTCTTTTTGCCAGAATTGCGCTATGTTATTGACGAATATTTAGAGGCTAAGAAAGTAATACACAACAACAAACTGCCCGTTTTTAAAGGTTTTACAACTAATGAAGTAAAATGCGAAATTCTACAAGCCATTACAAGCTTAAATAAGCATAGCAAAAAGGCATACATTCCTTTAACAGAAACGGTAAAGGCAGAACATTCAATACATTCAAAATTTGGAGGTTTACCGTATCTCACACCAGAAAACGATTACCCTAAATGCTCTAATTGCGGAAAACACCTTCAACTATTAGTACAATTAAATCTTGAAGACCTGCCTGAAAATACAGAAAACGGACTCATTCAATTATACTTTTGTACCAACCCAAATACTCAATGCGAATCTAAATTAACATCAAAAAATTTAACCACTAGTATTTTCAGAAAGCTGGAAATTACAGGTAATTCCGTAATAGATAGTCCAGATAAGGAACCTATTTTTCCTGAAAAACGAATTACACAATTTATAGAATTTATAGATTATCCGCACCGTGAAGATTATTATAAAATGGGTATTGAATTACAAGTTCCTGATGCTATTTATGATTATATGATGGCCAACAATATTGGAACCACAAATGCCAACGATAAATTATTTGGTTATCCGCATTGGTTGCAAAGTTCTGAGTTTACCAATACTCTAAAATCGGATAATGAGCACTTACTCTTTCAGCTAGCTTCAAACGATAATTTACCCTTTATGTTTGGAGACTCGGGAATAGGATATTTACTAAAAAACAGAAACCATAACAACCCGTTATCCTTTTATTGGCAATGCTTTTAA
- a CDS encoding tetratricopeptide repeat protein has protein sequence MKKPLIIALALSISAFSFAQKKELRAAEKAIKGNNFAEAKTALNQVEPLMASMDEKNKAKYYYLLGQALYANGAGSSEDIDKALASLNNVKSSAYESDVLQLKQNMTNDILTKGNAAYEKNDFSTASKHFEHAYRTSEKDTLFLYYAAATAVNVREYDRALKLYEELKQLGYTGIQKEYFATNVETGQEEVLDKESRDLYVRAKSHIKPGERLTESKKAEIVKNVALIYVNQGDNEKALEAMKDARAESPDDINLLLSEANVHFKMGNKEEFKKLLEEATQKDPENAELQYNLGVIAAESGDKEAAKRYYDKSIELDPNYINAYINTAALILQGEQALIEEMNNLGSSKKDDLRYDELRKERQDIYRSAIPYLDKAIAIDDKNINAAKTLMNIYSVLGETDKYKVLKQKVEAIEAGN, from the coding sequence ATGAAAAAACCATTAATCATAGCTTTAGCTTTATCAATAAGTGCATTTTCATTTGCACAGAAAAAAGAATTGAGAGCTGCAGAAAAAGCTATTAAAGGAAATAATTTTGCAGAAGCTAAAACTGCATTAAATCAAGTAGAGCCCTTAATGGCTTCTATGGATGAGAAAAATAAAGCTAAGTATTATTATTTGTTAGGTCAAGCTCTTTACGCTAATGGAGCTGGTTCTAGCGAAGATATAGACAAAGCTTTAGCGAGTTTAAATAATGTTAAAAGTTCGGCGTATGAGTCAGATGTTTTACAATTAAAGCAGAATATGACCAATGATATTTTAACAAAAGGAAATGCAGCTTACGAGAAAAACGATTTTTCTACAGCATCAAAGCACTTCGAGCACGCTTACAGAACATCAGAAAAAGATACGTTGTTTCTTTATTATGCAGCGGCAACCGCGGTAAATGTTAGAGAATATGATAGAGCTTTAAAATTATATGAAGAACTCAAGCAGCTGGGCTACACAGGTATACAAAAAGAGTATTTTGCCACTAATGTGGAGACCGGGCAAGAAGAGGTTTTAGACAAAGAAAGTCGCGATTTATATGTTAGAGCGAAAAGTCATATTAAACCAGGCGAGCGTTTAACAGAATCTAAAAAGGCTGAAATCGTTAAAAACGTAGCTCTTATCTACGTTAATCAAGGTGATAACGAAAAGGCTTTAGAAGCTATGAAAGATGCACGCGCAGAAAGTCCAGACGATATTAACTTATTACTTTCTGAAGCTAACGTGCATTTTAAGATGGGAAATAAAGAGGAGTTTAAAAAACTATTGGAAGAAGCCACTCAAAAAGATCCTGAAAACGCAGAATTACAATACAACTTGGGTGTAATTGCTGCAGAATCTGGTGATAAGGAAGCTGCCAAAAGGTATTACGACAAATCGATAGAATTAGATCCTAATTATATAAATGCCTATATAAATACAGCGGCTTTAATTCTTCAAGGAGAACAAGCGCTAATTGAAGAAATGAATAATTTAGGGAGTTCTAAAAAAGACGACTTGCGTTACGACGAGTTAAGAAAGGAGCGCCAAGACATTTATAGAAGTGCTATTCCTTATTTAGATAAGGCCATTGCTATTGATGATAAAAATATTAATGCTGCGAAGACTTTAATGAATATTTATAGTGTTTTGGGAGAAACAGATAAATACAAAGTATTGAAGCAAAAAGTTGAAGCGATTGAAGCTGGAAACTAA